One part of the Thermococcus litoralis DSM 5473 genome encodes these proteins:
- a CDS encoding tetratricopeptide repeat protein produces the protein MVEVPRKKENVPSVLKLLSSEINLEILSVLRSGSFNPRELAKILGKNETDISRRLKALERAGLVEGRWIRFGDKNVRRYSLKVDGLKVNFEPEGIKVAAAREEEYTPTVVKEEAPSVEDFFGRESELKLLSSVKEPILVIYGMAGIGKTTLAAKAFPDAFWYPVREGDGFEYFTWQVGLYLNRLGYPDLIEYLRAGNIEEREVFEIILRGLEKTGAVIVVDDFHRCRDERLGRFIAFLAEKMKTGKVVVLSREKPRFGVRGVFYLKLDGLDVESSYELLTAKGGSVNIEDFAEVYRLTRGHPLALILFSQAYPGSVDAAAENFFEFLLEEVYERLSDEEKLLLQIISLFGEPLEYEAFKRLYGEKSLFPVLHSLLRKGLVERRSDLYFIHDLVRGFVERIREVDEEKYYRKYVEYLMGKNEEGAFIRAFEYALRLGDEELIKRLVELRLRKFKRLVRSFKGPYLKVLSAGRGNPYVDLELGHLYFQNGFFEKALETWLGVKGKVEGIFKADVLTSIADAYMETERLDEAERYLMELKKIAEGSSDPEIRLWYYMMLTKFYYYREEPEKAMESAFMELKILRDMGGNPELESIVLLHIGDINSWMGRPEEALKYYTEAIEVARLHGLSFFENLAHMELAKVYYHLGDYAKAVQHSSRAVEYFRRMRNYRRAVDSLGYRCVSFIGARELEKAEEDAKEMIMMGQSSNYPLTWAGYIFLAVVKNLRGEPWEEYLALGREKMGDNRYLYEAVLEELSRVFDVSTFKEKG, from the coding sequence GTGGTCGAGGTGCCGCGAAAGAAGGAAAACGTGCCCTCGGTTTTGAAGCTCCTCTCCAGCGAGATCAACCTTGAGATACTCTCGGTGCTCCGCTCCGGCTCCTTCAACCCGAGGGAGCTCGCCAAAATCCTTGGGAAAAACGAGACCGATATTTCGAGAAGGTTGAAGGCCCTCGAAAGGGCCGGGCTGGTAGAGGGTAGGTGGATCCGTTTTGGAGATAAAAACGTGAGGAGATACTCCCTAAAAGTTGACGGGCTTAAGGTGAACTTCGAACCGGAGGGGATCAAGGTAGCGGCCGCGAGGGAGGAGGAGTATACTCCCACAGTAGTCAAGGAGGAAGCTCCAAGCGTCGAGGATTTCTTCGGGAGGGAAAGTGAACTCAAGCTTCTTAGTTCGGTGAAAGAGCCCATTCTAGTAATTTACGGGATGGCAGGCATAGGTAAGACCACCTTAGCGGCCAAAGCGTTTCCCGATGCTTTCTGGTATCCTGTGAGGGAAGGCGATGGCTTCGAGTACTTTACTTGGCAGGTCGGCCTTTATCTAAACCGCCTCGGTTACCCAGATCTCATCGAGTACCTGAGAGCTGGAAACATTGAGGAGAGGGAAGTATTCGAAATAATCCTCAGGGGTCTTGAGAAGACCGGGGCAGTAATAGTTGTTGACGACTTCCACAGGTGCAGGGACGAGAGGCTTGGGAGGTTCATAGCTTTTCTCGCCGAGAAAATGAAAACCGGAAAGGTGGTGGTTCTCTCCCGGGAAAAGCCTAGGTTCGGTGTGAGGGGAGTTTTTTACCTCAAACTGGACGGGCTTGACGTTGAAAGTTCCTATGAACTGCTGACCGCCAAGGGGGGAAGCGTGAATATTGAAGATTTTGCCGAGGTATACCGGCTCACGAGGGGCCATCCCCTAGCTCTGATCCTCTTCTCCCAGGCGTATCCAGGGAGCGTGGATGCCGCGGCGGAGAACTTCTTTGAATTCCTCCTTGAGGAGGTCTATGAGAGGTTGAGCGATGAAGAAAAGCTCCTCCTTCAGATTATATCTCTCTTTGGCGAACCACTTGAGTACGAAGCGTTTAAAAGGCTCTATGGGGAGAAATCGCTCTTTCCCGTTCTTCACTCCCTCCTCAGGAAGGGTCTTGTGGAGAGGAGGAGTGATCTGTACTTCATCCACGATCTCGTAAGGGGCTTCGTCGAGAGGATTCGGGAAGTTGATGAGGAAAAGTATTACAGGAAATACGTTGAGTACCTGATGGGGAAGAACGAGGAGGGGGCCTTCATACGGGCCTTTGAATACGCGCTCCGGCTTGGGGATGAGGAATTGATAAAGAGGCTCGTGGAGCTGAGGCTCAGGAAGTTCAAGAGACTCGTGAGGAGCTTTAAGGGGCCCTATCTCAAGGTGCTCTCCGCGGGGAGAGGAAACCCCTACGTTGACCTTGAGCTTGGTCACCTCTACTTCCAGAACGGCTTCTTCGAGAAGGCCCTTGAAACCTGGCTCGGGGTAAAGGGCAAAGTTGAGGGAATATTCAAAGCCGACGTGCTTACCTCCATAGCTGACGCGTACATGGAGACGGAGAGGCTGGATGAGGCGGAGAGGTATCTCATGGAGCTGAAAAAGATTGCAGAGGGCTCCAGCGACCCGGAGATAAGGCTCTGGTACTACATGATGCTCACCAAGTTCTATTACTACAGAGAAGAACCGGAGAAAGCTATGGAGAGCGCCTTCATGGAGCTGAAGATACTGAGGGATATGGGTGGCAACCCCGAGCTGGAGTCCATAGTCCTTCTCCACATCGGCGACATAAACTCCTGGATGGGAAGGCCAGAAGAGGCGTTGAAGTACTACACCGAAGCGATAGAGGTGGCGAGGCTTCACGGCCTCTCCTTCTTCGAGAATTTGGCCCACATGGAGCTGGCAAAGGTTTACTACCACCTTGGAGACTATGCAAAGGCCGTCCAGCACTCCAGCAGGGCCGTTGAGTACTTCAGGAGGATGAGGAACTACCGGAGGGCAGTCGATTCTCTTGGCTACCGCTGTGTGTCCTTCATAGGGGCCAGAGAGCTAGAAAAGGCGGAGGAGGACGCCAAGGAAATGATAATGATGGGCCAGAGCTCGAACTATCCTCTGACGTGGGCGGGATACATCTTCCTTGCCGTGGTAAAGAACCTGAGAGGTGAACCTTGGGAGGAGTACCTAGCCCTCGGGAGGGAAAAGATGGGAGATAACAGATATCTCTATGAGGCAGTTCTGGAGGAGCTGAGCAGGGTCTTTGACGTCTCGACCTTCAAGGAGAAAGGGTAG
- a CDS encoding TrmB family transcriptional regulator, producing MIDEKLVENLKRLGLKDYEARVYAALALLGPSKASEVARESGVPRPKVYEVLKELHRKGFVDFSEGKPAFFRAVEPEKVIGALRDKYIKSAEEAIISLKSGRRREEEWYPVWYFQGEWNIRGKAEELIKGAQREVMAAFVDRRFSRKLARALRNANGRGAEVTVVLLGGKRPKYLEGMRVESVDPRKLQRKEDLRDIFINSMFEGPYAVKALIIVDSRESLMIYEEKGALKGILVTIPFIPTFQRAALLYLIKEKGT from the coding sequence ATGATCGATGAGAAGCTCGTTGAAAACCTCAAGCGTCTTGGTCTTAAGGACTATGAGGCTAGGGTTTACGCCGCTTTGGCGCTCCTCGGCCCCTCAAAGGCAAGCGAAGTGGCGAGGGAGAGCGGCGTTCCGAGGCCGAAGGTCTACGAGGTGCTGAAAGAGCTTCACAGGAAGGGCTTCGTTGACTTCAGCGAGGGGAAGCCTGCCTTCTTCCGCGCGGTGGAGCCGGAGAAGGTCATAGGTGCACTCAGGGACAAGTACATAAAGTCGGCCGAGGAGGCGATAATCTCCCTCAAAAGCGGTAGAAGACGGGAGGAGGAGTGGTATCCCGTGTGGTACTTCCAGGGGGAGTGGAACATCCGCGGGAAGGCCGAAGAGTTGATTAAAGGGGCACAAAGGGAGGTCATGGCGGCCTTTGTGGACAGGCGCTTTTCCAGGAAGCTGGCGAGGGCATTAAGGAACGCCAATGGGAGAGGGGCCGAGGTTACCGTGGTTCTCCTTGGAGGAAAGAGGCCGAAGTACCTTGAGGGGATGAGGGTTGAGTCGGTTGACCCGAGGAAGCTCCAGAGGAAGGAGGACCTCAGGGACATCTTCATCAACTCGATGTTTGAAGGTCCCTACGCCGTCAAAGCTCTGATCATCGTCGATTCCAGGGAGTCCCTCATGATATACGAGGAGAAGGGTGCACTAAAGGGCATCCTCGTGACCATTCCCTTCATCCCGACCTTCCAGAGGGCGGCGCTGCTTTACCTCATAAAGGAAAAGGGAACTTAA
- a CDS encoding 4Fe-4S dicluster domain-containing protein encodes MPEVVALHGKPGIHILKMALVLPYLLGTAYYGRRCVTSVRKDPGKGRKTAPQKFFKELESYAKSLGVLKVGYTKLTPELVFSNRTVLFDNAIVLIGEMRKKEIAKAPSVRAGIEVWRTYYRLTRAAYRIAEFLRERGYNAQPDPAVGGSTNFPLLAQKAGLGHIGKHGLLITSENGPSVRIGAVYTDLELPYTDERVWEYEWIPHFCDRCNACVRACPAQAIYITPKRENGREVHIDYKKCAVVFSRTLGCSVCVKECTFTKGSYGKIKGAYEKMTKKEKELGK; translated from the coding sequence GTGCCCGAGGTGGTCGCGTTACATGGAAAGCCCGGAATCCATATCCTCAAGATGGCACTCGTTCTCCCCTATCTTCTGGGCACTGCCTACTACGGGAGAAGATGCGTGACGAGCGTAAGAAAGGACCCTGGGAAAGGCAGGAAGACCGCCCCGCAGAAGTTCTTCAAGGAGCTTGAGAGCTATGCGAAATCGCTCGGCGTTTTGAAGGTCGGCTACACGAAGCTTACTCCGGAGCTGGTCTTCTCAAATAGAACCGTGCTCTTCGATAATGCGATAGTTCTCATAGGCGAGATGAGGAAGAAGGAGATAGCAAAAGCACCAAGCGTTAGAGCCGGAATCGAGGTGTGGAGAACCTATTACCGCTTAACCCGGGCGGCCTACAGGATAGCGGAGTTTTTGAGGGAGAGGGGCTACAACGCTCAACCAGATCCGGCAGTTGGTGGGAGCACGAACTTTCCGCTTTTAGCACAAAAAGCTGGTCTTGGCCACATAGGCAAGCACGGGCTTTTGATAACCTCAGAAAACGGGCCGAGCGTGAGGATAGGAGCCGTTTACACAGATCTGGAGCTTCCCTACACCGACGAGCGCGTTTGGGAATATGAATGGATTCCTCACTTCTGCGACCGCTGCAACGCGTGCGTTAGGGCCTGCCCGGCTCAGGCGATTTACATAACTCCAAAGAGGGAGAACGGCCGGGAAGTTCATATAGACTACAAAAAGTGCGCCGTAGTCTTCTCAAGAACCCTCGGCTGCTCTGTCTGCGTAAAGGAGTGCACGTTCACAAAGGGTAGCTATGGGAAAATAAAGGGGGCCTACGAGAAGATGACTAAAAAAGAAAAAGAGCTTGGAAAATGA
- a CDS encoding SDR family oxidoreductase, giving the protein MLSIDLSGRLAFTTASSKGIGFGVARVLAKAGADVILLSRSEENLKRAKENIRAESDVEVSYIVADLTRREDLERTVKELRNIGEPDIFFFSTGGPKPGYFMEMDMEDWEGAVKLLLYPAVYLTKALVPAMERKGFGRIVYSTSVAIKEPIPNIALSNVVRISMAGLVRTLAKELGPKGITVNGIMPGIIRTDRMIQLAKDRAAREGKTVEEALQEYAKPIPLGRLGEPEEIGYIVAFLASDLGSYINGAMIPVDGGRLNSVF; this is encoded by the coding sequence ATGTTGAGCATAGACCTTTCTGGAAGATTAGCGTTTACTACGGCCTCAAGCAAGGGCATAGGTTTCGGCGTTGCGAGGGTTCTGGCAAAGGCTGGAGCCGATGTAATACTCCTCTCCAGAAGCGAGGAGAACCTGAAGAGGGCAAAGGAGAATATCAGGGCCGAGAGCGATGTTGAGGTGAGCTACATTGTTGCAGACCTCACCAGGAGGGAAGACCTTGAGAGAACCGTAAAGGAGCTCAGAAACATTGGTGAGCCGGATATATTCTTCTTCTCCACCGGCGGGCCTAAGCCGGGCTACTTCATGGAGATGGACATGGAAGACTGGGAAGGGGCAGTTAAGCTTCTCCTCTATCCGGCTGTCTATCTCACGAAGGCGCTCGTTCCCGCTATGGAGCGGAAGGGCTTTGGAAGGATAGTTTACTCCACCAGTGTGGCAATAAAGGAGCCGATACCGAACATCGCCCTCAGCAACGTGGTCAGAATATCAATGGCCGGCCTCGTGAGAACGCTCGCGAAAGAGCTCGGGCCGAAGGGAATAACAGTCAACGGCATAATGCCCGGCATCATAAGGACGGACAGGATGATACAGCTCGCGAAGGACAGGGCAGCAAGGGAAGGAAAGACCGTTGAAGAGGCGCTCCAGGAGTACGCGAAGCCGATACCCCTTGGAAGGCTGGGAGAACCGGAGGAGATCGGCTACATCGTGGCTTTCTTAGCCAGCGACCTCGGGAGCTACATAAACGGCGCGATGATCCCCGTTGACGGCGGAAGGCTCAACTCGGTGTTCTGA